A genomic stretch from Pseudoliparis swirei isolate HS2019 ecotype Mariana Trench chromosome 18, NWPU_hadal_v1, whole genome shotgun sequence includes:
- the mst1 gene encoding hepatocyte growth factor-like protein isoform X1, whose translation MKLLLLFILLTVGLTAGYRSPLNDFQRSEGRELVPTPWNSARVLLLPSLNLEDCATRCSQSLDCRAFNYETRPNVSCKHLPWVGDGSNAEVKRNVNCDLYEKKVYVRQCIVGKGEDYRGKVFTTRSDLTCQQWWSKFPHDHRWTPTATNGLELNYCRNPDGDRIGPWCYTTDPEHRYESCNIPQCKDEVCITCNGEDYRGQVDHTVTGRECQRWDQQYPHQHIYQPEKYPDKSLDDNYCRNPDASPVPWCYTTDTEVERENCEISKCTEVRVEKRQRSSFTTNCFRSRGEDYRGKVNETTSGIPCQRWDAQQPHEHPFYPNTYECKGLEENYCRNPDGSEAPWCFTSVPEMRTALCLQIKRCADDIEAEDCYHENGNNYRGIVRKTRKGITCQKWNVNTPHRTRINPRMHPEANLTENYCRNPDGDQHGPWCYTTDPKTEFDYCAIKQCAGEKMSMTEPVEKVEFSECGKREDRIERSRMRIVGGIPGNSPWTVSLRDRKGNHFCGGSLVNPRWVISTKQCFSSCYVDLPGYSAMMGTLYRDPQEGEPDVQTIPLTKIVCGPSESQLVMLQLESPAQFNERISQICLPPERYIVAEGTTCEIAGWGETRGTGDETVLNVAYMPVLSNKECNKYFRGRVRENEMCTSSFQGGVGTCERDYGGPLVCPNSDCWVLEGVIIPMRRCGHPGQPNIFIRVSVYVDWIKKVMEMA comes from the exons ATGAAACTGTTGCTGCTCTTTATTCTCCTGACAGTCGGACTGACTGCTG GCTACCGAAGTCCCCTGAATGACTTCCAGCGCTCAGAGGGCAGAGAGCTGGTTCCCACCCCCTGGAACTCAGCTCGAGTGCTGTTGTTACCGAGTCTGAACCTGGAGGACTGTGCCACCCGCTGCTCTCAGTCTCTGGACTGCAG AGCATTCAACTACGAGACGCGTCCAAATGTTTCCTGTAAACATCTGCCCTGGGTGGGTGACGGGAGCAACGCAGAGGTGAAGAGGAACGTGAACTGTGACCTTTACGAGAAGAAAG TCTATGTCAGACAGTGCATCGTGGGTAAAGGAGAAGACTACAGAGGGAAAGTCTTCACCACAAGGAGCGATCTCACCTGCCAACAGTGGTGGTCCAAGTTTCCTCATGATCACAG GTGGACTCCCACAGCTACCAACGGTCTGGAGTTGAACTACTGCAGGAATCCAGACGGGGATCGCATCGGCCCCTGGTGCTACACCACCGACCCGGAGCACCGCTATGAAAGCTGCAACATCCCGCAGTGCAAAGATG AGGTGTGTATCACATGTAATGGAGAGGACTACCGAGGGCAGGTTGACCACACTGTGACTGGCAGAGAATGTCAGAGATGGGACCAGCAGTACCCTCACCAACACATCTACCAGCCTGAAAA ATACCCTGATAAGAGTTTAGATGACAACTACTGCCGTAACCCCGACGCCTCCCCGGTGCCATGGTGTTACACTACAGAcactgaggtggagagggagaaCTGTGAGATCAGCAAGTGCA CTGAGGTGCGGGTGGAGAAACGGCAGCGCTCCAGCTTCACGACTAACTGCTTCCGCAGCCGCGGGGAGGATTACCGCGGTAAAGTCAACGAGACAACATCAGGTATCCCCTGTCAGCGGTGGGATGCCCAACAACCTCATGAGCATCCCTTCTACCCAAACACATACGAATGCAA AGGTTTGGAGGAGAACTACTGTCGTAACCCAGATGGCTCGGAGGCTCCGTGGTGCTTCACATCTGTGCCAGAGATGAGGACTGCTCTCTGCTTACAGATCAAACGCTGTGCAGACGACATAGAGGCTGAAG atTGCTATCATGAAAATGGAAATAACTACAGAGGAATCGTGCGCAAAACTCGTAAGGGGATCACCTGCCAGAAATGGAACGTCAACACACCTCACCGGACCAG GATAAACCCAAGGATGCATCCTGAGGCCAACCTGACAGAGAACTACTGTCGTAACCCAGATGGGGACCAGCACGGACCCTGGTGCTACACCACCGACCCCAAAACTGAGTTTGACTACTGCGCCATCAAACAGTGTG CTGGAGAGAAAATGTCCATGACTGAACCAGTGG AGAAAGTAGAGTTCAGTGAGTGCGGCAAGAGAGAGGACCGCATCGAGAGGTCGAGGATGCGTATCGTGGGCGGGATTCCTGGGAACTCGCCGTGGACAGTGAGCCTCAGAGACAG GAAAGGAAACCATTTCTGTGGAGGATCCCTGGTCAACCCCAGATGGGTGATCAGCACCAAGCAGTGTTTCTCCTCCTG CTACGTGGACCTGCCCGGATACTCGGCCATGATGGGAACACTGTATCGTGATCCTCAAGAAGGAGAGCCTGACGTGCAAACTATCCCTCTGACCAAGATCGTCTGCGGACCCTCAGAGTCTCAGCTGGTCATGCTTCAACTGGAATC CCCGGCACAGTTCAATGAGCGTATCTCTCAGATCTGCCTCCCTCCTGAGCGCTACATCGTAGCTGAGGGGACTACTTGTGAGATCGCAGGATGGGGTGAGACTAGAG GGACTGGAGATGAGACTGTCCTTAATGTGGCCTACATGCCAGTTCTCAGTAACAAAGAATGCAACAAATACTTTAGAGGTCGTGTTCGAGAGAATGAGATGTGCACCAGCT
- the mst1 gene encoding hepatocyte growth factor-like protein isoform X2 gives MKLLLLFILLTVGLTAGYRSPLNDFQRSEGRELVPTPWNSARVLLLPSLNLEDCATRCSQSLDCRAFNYETRPNVSCKHLPWVGDGSNAEVKRNVNCDLYEKKVYVRQCIVGKGEDYRGKVFTTRSDLTCQQWWSKFPHDHRWTPTATNGLELNYCRNPDGDRIGPWCYTTDPEHRYESCNIPQCKDEVCITCNGEDYRGQVDHTVTGRECQRWDQQYPHQHIYQPEKYPDKSLDDNYCRNPDASPVPWCYTTDTEVERENCEISKCTEVRVEKRQRSSFTTNCFRSRGEDYRGKVNETTSGIPCQRWDAQQPHEHPFYPNTYECKGLEENYCRNPDGSEAPWCFTSVPEMRTALCLQIKRCADDIEAEDCYHENGNNYRGIVRKTRKGITCQKWNVNTPHRTRINPRMHPEANLTENYCRNPDGDQHGPWCYTTDPKTEFDYCAIKQCEKVEFSECGKREDRIERSRMRIVGGIPGNSPWTVSLRDRKGNHFCGGSLVNPRWVISTKQCFSSCYVDLPGYSAMMGTLYRDPQEGEPDVQTIPLTKIVCGPSESQLVMLQLESPAQFNERISQICLPPERYIVAEGTTCEIAGWGETRGTGDETVLNVAYMPVLSNKECNKYFRGRVRENEMCTSSFQGGVGTCERDYGGPLVCPNSDCWVLEGVIIPMRRCGHPGQPNIFIRVSVYVDWIKKVMEMA, from the exons ATGAAACTGTTGCTGCTCTTTATTCTCCTGACAGTCGGACTGACTGCTG GCTACCGAAGTCCCCTGAATGACTTCCAGCGCTCAGAGGGCAGAGAGCTGGTTCCCACCCCCTGGAACTCAGCTCGAGTGCTGTTGTTACCGAGTCTGAACCTGGAGGACTGTGCCACCCGCTGCTCTCAGTCTCTGGACTGCAG AGCATTCAACTACGAGACGCGTCCAAATGTTTCCTGTAAACATCTGCCCTGGGTGGGTGACGGGAGCAACGCAGAGGTGAAGAGGAACGTGAACTGTGACCTTTACGAGAAGAAAG TCTATGTCAGACAGTGCATCGTGGGTAAAGGAGAAGACTACAGAGGGAAAGTCTTCACCACAAGGAGCGATCTCACCTGCCAACAGTGGTGGTCCAAGTTTCCTCATGATCACAG GTGGACTCCCACAGCTACCAACGGTCTGGAGTTGAACTACTGCAGGAATCCAGACGGGGATCGCATCGGCCCCTGGTGCTACACCACCGACCCGGAGCACCGCTATGAAAGCTGCAACATCCCGCAGTGCAAAGATG AGGTGTGTATCACATGTAATGGAGAGGACTACCGAGGGCAGGTTGACCACACTGTGACTGGCAGAGAATGTCAGAGATGGGACCAGCAGTACCCTCACCAACACATCTACCAGCCTGAAAA ATACCCTGATAAGAGTTTAGATGACAACTACTGCCGTAACCCCGACGCCTCCCCGGTGCCATGGTGTTACACTACAGAcactgaggtggagagggagaaCTGTGAGATCAGCAAGTGCA CTGAGGTGCGGGTGGAGAAACGGCAGCGCTCCAGCTTCACGACTAACTGCTTCCGCAGCCGCGGGGAGGATTACCGCGGTAAAGTCAACGAGACAACATCAGGTATCCCCTGTCAGCGGTGGGATGCCCAACAACCTCATGAGCATCCCTTCTACCCAAACACATACGAATGCAA AGGTTTGGAGGAGAACTACTGTCGTAACCCAGATGGCTCGGAGGCTCCGTGGTGCTTCACATCTGTGCCAGAGATGAGGACTGCTCTCTGCTTACAGATCAAACGCTGTGCAGACGACATAGAGGCTGAAG atTGCTATCATGAAAATGGAAATAACTACAGAGGAATCGTGCGCAAAACTCGTAAGGGGATCACCTGCCAGAAATGGAACGTCAACACACCTCACCGGACCAG GATAAACCCAAGGATGCATCCTGAGGCCAACCTGACAGAGAACTACTGTCGTAACCCAGATGGGGACCAGCACGGACCCTGGTGCTACACCACCGACCCCAAAACTGAGTTTGACTACTGCGCCATCAAACAGTGTG AGAAAGTAGAGTTCAGTGAGTGCGGCAAGAGAGAGGACCGCATCGAGAGGTCGAGGATGCGTATCGTGGGCGGGATTCCTGGGAACTCGCCGTGGACAGTGAGCCTCAGAGACAG GAAAGGAAACCATTTCTGTGGAGGATCCCTGGTCAACCCCAGATGGGTGATCAGCACCAAGCAGTGTTTCTCCTCCTG CTACGTGGACCTGCCCGGATACTCGGCCATGATGGGAACACTGTATCGTGATCCTCAAGAAGGAGAGCCTGACGTGCAAACTATCCCTCTGACCAAGATCGTCTGCGGACCCTCAGAGTCTCAGCTGGTCATGCTTCAACTGGAATC CCCGGCACAGTTCAATGAGCGTATCTCTCAGATCTGCCTCCCTCCTGAGCGCTACATCGTAGCTGAGGGGACTACTTGTGAGATCGCAGGATGGGGTGAGACTAGAG GGACTGGAGATGAGACTGTCCTTAATGTGGCCTACATGCCAGTTCTCAGTAACAAAGAATGCAACAAATACTTTAGAGGTCGTGTTCGAGAGAATGAGATGTGCACCAGCT